One part of the Epinephelus fuscoguttatus linkage group LG12, E.fuscoguttatus.final_Chr_v1 genome encodes these proteins:
- the LOC125898560 gene encoding histone-lysine N-methyltransferase SETD5-like produces MVYEASVWHMRTTSQFSKGSFILEYRGVLEKTEKTATWNEYTYIFKHKGTEYCIDASSEDGTLGRLVNDAEKPNAKIKKIEVDGVPSLCLFAIVDIEEGQEITYDYGGENLPWRSCQRHQISKPMAPTTVKKPVPHTPVLSPATSHTPVVSPSTGHTSVVSPSTGHTPVVSPSASHTPVVSIDRPHHSSPPQCSLKRFVSTFVGVALNAGSVMT; encoded by the exons ATGGTGTATGAGGCCAGTGTTTGGCATATGAGgacaaca AGCCAATTCAGTAAAGGCTCATTCATTTTGGAGTACAGAGGAGTTTTGGAGAAGACTGAGAAGACTGCAACATGGAATGAGTATACATACATCTTCAAACATAAAGGAACAGAATATTG CATTGATGCTTCAAGTGAAGATGGGACACTTGGCAGACTCGTGAATGATGCTGAAAAGCCGAATgcgaaaataaaaaaaatagaggtGGATGGTGTAcccagtctgtgtttgtttgccatCGTTGACATTGAGGAAGGGCAAGAAATAACCTATGACTACGGAGGAGAAAACCTGCCATGGCGTTCTTGCCAAAGGCATCAAATATCCAAG CCTATGGCTCCAACTACAGTCAAGAAACCTGTTCCCCACACACCAGTCCTCTCTCCGGCTACAAGTCACACACCAGTCGTGTCTCCGTCTACAGGTCACACATCAGTCGTGTCTCCGTCTACAGGCCACACACCAGTTGTGTCTCCATCTGCAAGCCACACACCAGTCGTCTCCATCGACAGGCCACACCATTCCTCTCCTCCACAGTGCTCCCTGAAGAGGTTTGTCAGTACATTTGTTGGTGTAGCTTTAAATGCAGGAAGTGTTATGACATGA
- the LOC125898561 gene encoding uncharacterized protein LOC125898561: MVGSQQQAKRPGSCNDAFEEQRGRKRRKQENSGGMRKRDRDCKTHHVVKENLGSFEKCSLCRGPFSSLKWWGLRCEVCTTVWHTYCFHSKDKRQKTSPMAPTVEKPVLHTPVLSPATSHTPVMSPSTGHTPVVSPSTGHTPVVSPSTGHTPFLSSTVLPEEPMAPTTVEKPVLHTPVLSPATSHTPVVSPSTGHTPFLSSTVLPEENESDFSEEEASDDVCDPEYVPGSESDTEDEEPIKGLANSTCQVAEESLMDTSMNCTVTDDTLDIGQSCTNTVPSTSVVRAGQNFCFICKDFHFKIARHFKTHIKDNSDIAYALSLPAGSATRKKLLENLRNRGNFEYNRDVLKKGSGQLKVKRKAKKVECKKYEYCIHCKGMFLRPELWRHMKRCSSKAEEQEHQGRKRVLGLASAIQSACSSTVNDGVLKMLSRMHGR; the protein is encoded by the exons ATGGTTGGATCACAGCAGCAAGCCAAGAGGCCAGGCAGTTGCAATGATG CTTTTGAAgaacagagaggaaggaagagaagaaagCAAGAGAATTCAGGAGGAATGAGGAAGAGAGATAGGG attGCAAGACACATCATGTCGTGAAAGAGAACTTGGGCTCATTTGAAAAATGCTCACTTTGCCGTGGGCCATTTTCTTCATTGAAGTGGTGGGGGCTAAGATGTGAAG tTTGTACCACTGTATGGCATACATACTGCTTTCACTccaaagacaaaagacaaaagactTCG CCTATGGCTCCAACAGTCGAGAAACCTGTTCTCCACACACCAGTCCTCTCTCCAGCCACAAGTCACACACCAGTCATGTCTCCGTCTACAGGCCACACACCAGTTGTGTCTCCGTCTACAGGCCACACACCAGTCGTGTCTCCGTCTACAGGCCACACACCATTCCTCTCCTCCACAGTGCTTCCTGAAGAG CCTATGGCTCCAACTACTGTCGAGAAACCTGTTCTCCACACACCAGTCCTCTCTCCAGCCACAAGTCACACACCAGTCGTGTCTCCGTCTACAGGCCACACACCATTCCTCTCCTCCACAGTGCTTCCTGAAGAG AATGAAAGTGACTTCAGTGAAGAGGAGGCATCGGATGATGTGTGTGATCCAGAATACGTTCCAGGCTCAGAAAGTGACACAGAAGATGAGGAACCAATAAAAGGCTTGGCGAATTCAACATGCCAGGTTGCTGAAGAATCACTAATGGATACTTCTATGAACTGTACTGTCACAGATGACACCCTTGACATTGGACAATCTTGCACCAACACAGTACCTTCAACCAGTGTTGTAAGAGCAGGACAAAATTTCTGCTTCATTTGCAAggattttcatttcaaaatagCGCGGCATTTCAAAACTCACATAAAAGACAATTCTGATATAGCATATGCCCTCAGTCTCCCAGCAGGCTCAGCAACTAGGAAGAAGCTCCTAGAGAATCTTCGCAACAGGGGAAACTTCGAGTACAACAGAGATGTACTGAAAAAAGGAAGTGGTCAGCTTAAAGTGAAGCGCAAAGCTAAGAAGGTTGAAtgtaaaaaatatgaatattgtATCCATTGTAAGGGTATGTTTTTGCGACCGGAACTATGGAGACATATGAAAAGGTGCTCCTCCAAAGCAGAGGAACAGGAACATCAAGGAAGAAAAAGGGTGCTTGGCCTAGCATCTGCAATCCAGTCAGCATGTTCAAGCACAGTTAATGACGGGGTGCTTAAAATGTTAAGCCGTATGCATGGACGATGA